The following coding sequences are from one Hymenobacter sp. DG25A window:
- a CDS encoding outer membrane beta-barrel protein — protein MKRLFSLLALLLLVVLAPGRAQAAISPISPSSFYDTIMVKLPNQATMTLYVKNKEQLREFRAYKLDSLMRMLDGYINQAVEAGANSKTDQVTLEFKPSKDHPGSQAELVRVTVRNDAPGTPKNKAKADKVEVILGKAFGVTVIESDNDEDGKHISVHMRDSTPAEDSVRNAEKKARQLEKANRRVHQDLTIDLGVNTLVNRPTPGTSVASQDYELKPLSSRYVSLNWRYDVRLGSTKSPLHLLTGPELSFNNYMLDNNQFFRNDRTSQPSATLIRRDTVRSLEKSKLAVTSLNLPLMMELRLNNEDGKTNFRIGAGGFVGYRLGSHTKLKYEQEGRAHKDKDRDNMNLEDFQYGLQGMIGVRGLDLFVKYHLSDAFKANRGPQAQTVSFGISLLN, from the coding sequence ATGAAACGCCTCTTCTCACTGCTGGCCCTACTGCTGCTGGTAGTGCTGGCCCCGGGCCGCGCCCAGGCCGCTATCAGTCCTATTTCTCCTTCTTCCTTCTATGATACCATCATGGTAAAGCTGCCCAACCAGGCCACCATGACGCTGTATGTCAAAAACAAAGAGCAGCTGCGCGAATTCCGGGCCTACAAGCTGGATTCCCTGATGCGCATGCTGGACGGGTATATTAACCAAGCCGTGGAAGCCGGGGCCAATTCCAAAACCGACCAGGTAACGCTGGAATTCAAGCCCTCCAAAGACCACCCCGGCAGCCAGGCCGAGCTGGTGCGGGTAACGGTCCGCAACGATGCCCCCGGCACGCCAAAAAACAAGGCGAAAGCCGATAAGGTGGAGGTGATACTGGGCAAAGCCTTTGGCGTAACGGTAATAGAATCCGATAACGATGAGGATGGCAAACATATTTCGGTACACATGCGGGACTCTACACCTGCCGAAGACTCCGTCCGCAATGCGGAAAAGAAAGCCCGCCAGCTGGAAAAAGCTAATCGCCGCGTGCATCAGGACCTAACCATTGACCTGGGCGTGAACACCCTGGTAAACCGTCCTACTCCCGGCACTTCCGTGGCCAGTCAGGACTATGAGTTGAAGCCCCTTAGCTCCCGCTATGTCAGCCTGAACTGGCGCTACGATGTGCGGCTGGGCTCCACAAAGTCGCCTTTGCACCTGCTGACTGGCCCCGAGCTGTCGTTCAACAACTACATGCTGGACAACAACCAGTTTTTCCGCAACGACCGCACCTCCCAGCCCAGCGCCACGCTCATTCGCCGCGACACGGTTCGCAGCCTGGAGAAAAGCAAGCTGGCCGTTACCAGCCTGAACCTGCCCCTGATGATGGAGCTGCGCTTAAATAACGAGGATGGCAAAACCAACTTCCGTATTGGCGCCGGCGGCTTTGTGGGCTACCGCCTCGGCAGCCACACCAAACTGAAGTACGAGCAGGAAGGCCGCGCCCACAAAGACAAGGACCGCGACAACATGAACCTGGAAGACTTCCAGTACGGCCTGCAGGGGATGATTGGTGTACGGGGCCTGGACCTCTTCGTAAAGTATCACCTTTCCGATGCCTTCAAAGCCAACCGCGGCCCTCAGGCCCAGACCGTCAGCTTCGGTATCTCGCTGCTGAATTAG
- a CDS encoding RNA polymerase sigma factor, with the protein MTEAELIAACRQGSSRAQKQLYEQFAGMMLGVCIRYLRHRDDAEEVMLMGFVKVFRALEQYRHEGSFEGWIRRIMVNEALGQLRRKEPLHLAIDDLTHDVPATAAEAESHLNAEDLLALLAELPAGYRTVFNLYALEGYSHPEISELLGISEGTSKSQLSKARAMLQRRVAAANMVAAPNPSPKEYYATGRY; encoded by the coding sequence GTGACCGAGGCCGAACTCATAGCCGCCTGCCGCCAGGGCAGCAGCCGTGCCCAGAAACAGCTCTATGAGCAGTTTGCGGGGATGATGCTGGGCGTGTGCATCCGGTACCTGCGCCACCGCGACGATGCCGAGGAAGTAATGCTGATGGGCTTTGTGAAGGTATTCCGGGCCCTGGAGCAGTACCGCCACGAGGGCAGCTTTGAGGGCTGGATTCGCCGGATTATGGTGAATGAGGCCCTGGGGCAGCTGCGCCGCAAGGAGCCCCTGCACCTGGCCATTGATGACCTGACCCACGACGTGCCCGCCACGGCCGCCGAGGCAGAAAGCCACCTGAATGCCGAAGACCTGCTGGCTTTGCTGGCAGAGCTACCCGCCGGCTACCGCACCGTTTTCAACCTGTATGCCCTGGAGGGCTACTCCCACCCCGAAATCAGCGAGCTGCTGGGTATTTCAGAGGGCACATCCAAATCGCAGCTCAGCAAGGCCCGCGCCATGCTGCAGCGGCGCGTAGCCGCCGCCAATATGGTAGCCGCTCCTAACCCTTCACCGAAAGAATATTATGCAACCGGAAGATATTGA
- a CDS encoding CoA-binding protein gives MSSKKTLVLGASDNPARYSFRAVHQLKNHGHEVVPVGIRKGQVAGLDIALDRPQSVDVDTVTLYVGPQNQPAWYDYILDLNPKRIIFNPGTENPELERLAQQRGILTEEACTLVMLSIGQY, from the coding sequence ATGTCTTCTAAAAAAACCCTTGTTCTGGGAGCCAGCGACAACCCCGCCCGCTATTCCTTCCGCGCAGTTCATCAACTGAAAAACCACGGCCACGAAGTAGTGCCCGTGGGTATCCGCAAAGGCCAGGTGGCCGGCCTGGATATTGCTCTTGACCGGCCCCAGTCAGTGGATGTAGATACCGTTACGCTGTACGTAGGCCCGCAAAACCAGCCCGCCTGGTACGACTACATTCTGGACCTGAACCCCAAGCGCATCATCTTTAACCCCGGCACCGAAAACCCGGAGCTGGAGCGGCTGGCCCAGCAGCGCGGCATTCTCACGGAAGAAGCCTGCACGCTGGTGATGCTTTCCATTGGCCAATACTAG
- a CDS encoding RNA polymerase sigma factor, with the protein MPYTPLSDQEIIERVLAGEKQLFELLMRRYNQRLYRTGLAVLGGNAAEAEEAMQSAWVKAFQHLSRFEGRASFATWLTRILLNECLMTLRSQHHFVDLPEANAPIEAPLRDEHTPLQEVLNRELRQDLESAIGKLPDTYRSVFMLREVEGMSVGETAQLLHLSETNVKVRLLRARERLRHQLQHYAPAHTFTYMGSRCDGMVRRVLAHMGELPTEAATR; encoded by the coding sequence ATGCCCTATACCCCGCTATCTGATCAGGAAATAATTGAACGGGTGCTGGCCGGCGAAAAGCAGCTGTTTGAATTGCTGATGCGCCGCTATAACCAGCGGCTCTACCGCACCGGGCTGGCCGTACTGGGAGGTAACGCAGCAGAAGCAGAGGAAGCCATGCAAAGCGCTTGGGTAAAGGCCTTTCAGCACCTGAGCCGCTTTGAGGGCCGCGCCAGCTTTGCCACCTGGCTCACCCGCATTCTGCTAAACGAATGCCTGATGACCCTGCGCAGCCAGCACCACTTTGTAGACCTGCCCGAAGCCAATGCCCCGATAGAAGCCCCCCTGCGCGATGAGCACACGCCCCTGCAGGAAGTGCTGAACCGGGAGCTGCGCCAGGACCTGGAAAGCGCCATCGGCAAGCTGCCCGATACTTATCGGAGCGTGTTTATGCTGCGGGAAGTGGAAGGCATGAGCGTAGGGGAAACGGCTCAGCTTCTGCACCTGTCGGAAACCAACGTGAAGGTGCGTTTGCTCCGGGCCCGGGAGCGGCTGCGCCACCAGCTGCAGCATTATGCCCCGGCCCACACCTTTACTTACATGGGCAGCCGCTGCGACGGCATGGTGCGCCGCGTGCTGGCCCACATGGGCGAATTACCCACCGAGGCAGCAACCAGATAA
- a CDS encoding NAD(P)/FAD-dependent oxidoreductase produces the protein MPDKQEIEVMLPPEVAYNEYARYRALLQAAGLQPGQADFVHLRKRSIDARGRQPLVRLRADIYLDVPPADLFGPWFRFPDVSQARRSVIIVGAGPAGLFAALRAIELGIKPIVLERGKDVRTRRRDLAALNKEHIVNPDSNYCFGEGGAGTYSDGKLYTRSTKRGDVGRILRLLVQHGATPDILVDAHPHIGTNKLPSVVAALRESVLKAGGEVRFDTRVTDLIIEQKRLRGVVTATGEAIEADATILATGHSARDIYELLHRREVLIEAKPFALGVRVEHQQQLIDQAQYRLQDRGQLPAASYALVHQTQWQGKQRGVFSFCMCPGGFIVPAATAQGEVVVNGMSPSRRDSRFANSGIVAAIELEEMDVRQYGPLAGLRLQQEIEQRACLLAGNTQVAPAQRLADFLKGKVSSELLETSYQPGLVPVSMDEVLGQGLAERLRQGFQNFGRKIPGYATNAGQIVGVESRTSSPVRIPRDRDTLEHPTLAGLFPCGEGAGYAGGIVSAAMDGERCAEAVAALVGVS, from the coding sequence ATGCCCGATAAACAGGAAATTGAGGTCATGCTCCCGCCGGAGGTGGCCTACAACGAATACGCGCGCTACCGCGCATTGCTGCAGGCCGCCGGCCTGCAGCCCGGCCAGGCCGATTTTGTGCACCTGCGCAAACGCTCTATTGATGCGCGTGGCCGCCAACCCCTGGTACGCCTGCGGGCCGATATTTATCTCGATGTGCCACCCGCCGACCTGTTTGGCCCCTGGTTCCGATTTCCAGACGTAAGCCAGGCCCGGCGCTCCGTTATTATTGTGGGCGCTGGCCCTGCCGGCTTGTTTGCGGCCTTACGGGCCATTGAGCTCGGCATTAAGCCCATTGTGCTGGAGCGCGGCAAAGACGTGCGCACCCGCCGCCGCGACCTGGCCGCCCTCAACAAAGAGCATATCGTAAACCCCGACTCCAACTACTGCTTTGGCGAAGGCGGTGCGGGTACTTATTCCGATGGCAAGCTCTACACCCGCTCCACCAAGCGCGGCGACGTAGGCCGCATCCTGCGCCTGCTGGTGCAGCACGGCGCCACGCCCGATATTCTGGTAGATGCCCACCCGCACATTGGCACCAACAAGCTGCCCTCCGTGGTAGCGGCCCTGCGGGAGAGTGTGCTCAAGGCCGGCGGAGAAGTACGCTTTGATACCCGCGTAACGGACCTCATCATTGAGCAAAAGCGCCTGCGGGGCGTGGTAACGGCCACCGGCGAAGCCATTGAGGCCGATGCCACCATCTTGGCCACCGGCCACTCGGCCCGGGATATTTACGAGCTGCTCCACCGCCGGGAGGTGCTTATTGAGGCCAAGCCATTTGCGCTGGGCGTGCGCGTAGAGCATCAGCAGCAGCTGATAGACCAGGCCCAGTACCGCCTGCAGGACCGCGGGCAGCTGCCGGCAGCGTCTTATGCACTGGTGCACCAAACCCAGTGGCAGGGCAAGCAGCGGGGCGTATTTTCCTTCTGCATGTGCCCGGGCGGCTTTATTGTGCCCGCGGCTACGGCCCAGGGCGAGGTGGTGGTAAACGGCATGAGCCCCAGCCGGCGCGATTCGCGCTTTGCCAACTCCGGCATTGTGGCGGCCATCGAGCTGGAAGAAATGGACGTGCGCCAGTACGGCCCCCTGGCCGGGCTGCGCCTGCAGCAGGAAATAGAGCAGCGCGCCTGCCTGCTGGCCGGCAACACGCAGGTGGCCCCGGCCCAGCGCCTGGCCGACTTCCTGAAAGGCAAAGTTTCCTCTGAGCTGTTGGAAACCTCCTATCAGCCGGGTTTGGTTCCGGTATCTATGGATGAGGTGCTGGGCCAGGGGCTGGCGGAGCGACTGCGGCAGGGTTTCCAGAATTTCGGGCGCAAAATCCCCGGCTACGCCACCAACGCGGGCCAGATTGTGGGGGTAGAAAGCCGCACGTCCTCGCCCGTGCGCATCCCGCGCGACCGGGACACACTGGAGCACCCTACCCTGGCCGGGCTCTTTCCCTGCGGCGAAGGAGCAGGCTATGCCGGTGGTATTGTATCGGCGGCCATGGATGGCGAGCGGTGCGCGGAAGCTGTGGCGGCCCTGGTTGGAGTTAGCTAG
- a CDS encoding oxidoreductase: MADTPKHWFITGVSTGFGAALADLLLEKGDKVAATFRQQEQADEFTKKAGANGRGFVVEVTDEAQVKQGVADAIQHFGHLDVIVNNAGYGSLGSIEEISAEEVKRQFEVNVFGPLNVLRAVLPHLRERRSGHVLNITSIGGLKTFPGVGVYNASKFALEAIGESLAQQVGPLGIKVTNIEPSGFRTDWAGRSANIVTTSIADYQATVGENLKGIQGYSGRQPGDPQRAAQIMYDLVRQENPPLHLPLGKAAVKGARDKFASLVKELESVASIGDSADFPE, translated from the coding sequence ATGGCTGATACCCCCAAACATTGGTTTATTACCGGCGTGAGCACCGGTTTTGGCGCGGCCCTGGCCGATTTGCTGTTAGAAAAAGGCGACAAAGTAGCCGCCACTTTCCGCCAGCAGGAGCAGGCCGATGAATTCACGAAGAAAGCCGGCGCCAATGGCCGCGGCTTTGTAGTAGAAGTAACCGACGAAGCTCAGGTAAAGCAGGGCGTGGCGGACGCCATTCAGCACTTTGGCCACCTGGATGTCATTGTAAACAACGCCGGCTACGGCTCCCTGGGCAGCATTGAGGAAATCTCGGCTGAGGAAGTGAAGCGGCAGTTTGAGGTGAATGTGTTCGGGCCCCTGAATGTTCTGCGGGCCGTGCTGCCTCACCTGCGCGAGCGGCGCAGCGGCCACGTGCTCAATATCACCAGCATTGGCGGCCTGAAAACTTTCCCCGGTGTGGGCGTGTACAATGCCAGCAAGTTTGCCCTGGAAGCCATTGGCGAAAGCCTGGCCCAGCAGGTAGGCCCGCTCGGCATCAAAGTAACCAACATCGAGCCCAGCGGCTTCCGTACCGATTGGGCCGGCCGTTCCGCCAACATCGTTACCACTAGCATTGCTGATTATCAGGCCACGGTAGGCGAAAACCTGAAAGGCATTCAGGGCTACAGCGGCCGCCAGCCCGGCGACCCGCAGCGCGCCGCGCAAATCATGTATGATTTGGTACGCCAGGAAAACCCGCCGCTGCATCTGCCCCTGGGCAAAGCCGCCGTGAAAGGAGCCCGCGACAAGTTTGCCAGCTTAGTAAAAGAGCTGGAAAGTGTAGCCAGCATCGGAGATTCTGCAGATTTCCCCGAGTAA
- a CDS encoding DUF2911 domain-containing protein has protein sequence MKNTRLHFAALSTLWLGLLLISMRGYAQDNVPEDKSKRPSPPAVVAAKTPAATITIDYSRPSVRGRKIFGELVPLNQVWRTGANEATMFTVDKNVKIEGKPLPAGKYSLFTIPGQEEWIIIFNKVPVQWGAFKYDEKQDALRVKVKPQVTPKLTEQMTFTIDKSGKVSILWENTQVDFMVSAAK, from the coding sequence ATGAAAAACACCCGTTTGCATTTTGCGGCGCTCAGCACGCTGTGGCTGGGCTTGCTGCTGATTTCCATGCGTGGCTACGCGCAGGACAATGTGCCCGAAGACAAGTCGAAACGCCCCAGCCCACCGGCGGTGGTAGCCGCCAAAACCCCGGCCGCCACCATCACCATCGACTATAGCCGGCCTTCGGTGCGGGGGCGCAAGATTTTTGGTGAGCTGGTACCCCTGAATCAGGTATGGCGCACGGGGGCCAATGAGGCCACCATGTTCACGGTAGATAAAAACGTGAAAATTGAAGGCAAGCCGCTGCCCGCCGGCAAGTACAGCCTGTTCACCATTCCTGGTCAGGAGGAGTGGATCATCATCTTCAACAAAGTACCGGTGCAGTGGGGCGCGTTTAAGTACGATGAAAAGCAGGACGCGCTACGCGTGAAAGTAAAGCCCCAGGTAACGCCCAAACTCACCGAGCAAATGACGTTCACCATTGATAAATCCGGCAAAGTCTCCATCCTGTGGGAGAACACGCAGGTAGATTTTATGGTGAGTGCGGCTAAGTAA
- a CDS encoding tryptophan 2,3-dioxygenase family protein, with amino-acid sequence MNTPLPPDEFSPAVLEQLRRLQQKYAADGQDLAGYLEGLYYADYVNYWDYIELDTLLSLQRPLTKIPDERIFIIYHQITELYFKLCLCEYEQIGDLLEPTLQELVLRVGRINRYFENLINSFEVMVDGMEKAQFLKFRMTLMPASGFQSAQYRMIELASTSLYNLADREKRRLLGEAAAHDDLMGCIYWKAGATIEETGAKALTLIQFEEKYTETLHEHARRFQNRNLWSVVQRLPEEDRQHPRLLRQLRQLDVNVNVNWPLMHYKSAVRYLERDPTALAATGGTNWKKYLPPKFQKRIFYPQVWSEQELEEWGKAWVESVLGEGK; translated from the coding sequence ATGAATACCCCCCTTCCACCCGATGAATTTTCTCCGGCCGTGCTGGAGCAGCTCCGTCGGCTGCAGCAGAAATACGCCGCCGATGGCCAGGACCTGGCCGGCTACCTCGAGGGTCTCTACTACGCCGACTACGTTAATTACTGGGACTACATTGAGCTGGACACGCTGCTGAGTCTGCAGCGCCCACTCACCAAAATCCCCGACGAGCGGATTTTCATCATCTACCACCAGATTACGGAGCTGTACTTCAAGCTCTGCCTCTGCGAGTACGAGCAGATTGGGGACCTGCTGGAGCCCACGCTCCAGGAGCTGGTGCTGCGCGTAGGCCGCATCAACCGCTATTTTGAGAACCTCATCAACTCATTTGAGGTGATGGTGGATGGCATGGAGAAGGCGCAGTTCCTGAAGTTCCGCATGACGCTGATGCCGGCCTCCGGCTTTCAGAGCGCGCAGTACCGCATGATTGAGCTGGCCAGCACCTCCCTCTACAACCTGGCCGACCGGGAAAAGCGCCGCCTGCTGGGCGAAGCCGCCGCCCACGACGACCTGATGGGCTGCATTTACTGGAAAGCCGGCGCCACCATCGAAGAAACCGGAGCCAAGGCCCTCACCCTGATTCAATTCGAAGAAAAATACACGGAAACCCTGCACGAGCACGCCCGCCGCTTCCAGAACCGCAACCTGTGGAGCGTAGTGCAGCGCCTGCCCGAGGAAGACCGGCAGCACCCGCGCCTGCTCCGGCAGCTGCGCCAGCTGGATGTGAATGTGAACGTGAACTGGCCGCTAATGCACTATAAATCGGCGGTGCGCTACCTGGAGCGCGACCCTACCGCCCTGGCGGCCACCGGCGGCACCAACTGGAAAAAGTACCTACCTCCCAAGTTCCAGAAACGCATTTTCTATCCCCAGGTCTGGTCAGAGCAGGAGTTGGAAGAATGGGGCAAAGCCTGGGTAGAAAGCGTGCTGGGCGAAGGAAAGTAA
- the sdaAB gene encoding L-serine ammonia-lyase, iron-sulfur-dependent subunit beta produces MAEKSSIFDMIGPVMIGPSSSHTAGVVRIASAAIRILGSLPTHAVITFYNSFARTYEGHGSDRAIIAGLLGMATDDVRIREAFDHAKAAGLQYTFQSVGNASTMHPNTIKVQLRDERTGHAVEVVGQSRGGGVIRIVEVDGFPADFSTALHTLIVDADDVPGSIAFIASVIAHDDCNIATMSVSRKGKHDAARQFIEMDSSLKDITLEYLRQLSWVHRVTYIAAAE; encoded by the coding sequence ATGGCAGAAAAAAGCAGCATTTTTGATATGATTGGTCCCGTCATGATTGGACCAAGCTCTTCGCACACGGCCGGAGTGGTACGCATTGCAAGTGCCGCCATCCGCATTCTGGGCTCTTTACCCACCCACGCCGTCATCACCTTCTACAATTCCTTTGCCCGTACCTACGAGGGCCACGGCTCCGACCGCGCCATTATTGCCGGCTTGCTGGGCATGGCCACCGATGATGTACGCATCCGCGAAGCCTTTGACCACGCCAAAGCCGCCGGCCTGCAGTACACCTTCCAGAGCGTGGGCAATGCCTCTACCATGCACCCAAACACCATTAAGGTGCAGCTGCGCGATGAGCGCACGGGCCACGCGGTAGAAGTAGTGGGCCAGAGCCGGGGCGGCGGGGTCATTCGCATTGTGGAGGTAGATGGCTTCCCGGCCGACTTCTCCACCGCCCTGCACACGCTTATTGTGGATGCCGATGACGTGCCGGGCTCCATTGCCTTCATTGCCTCCGTTATTGCCCACGATGACTGTAACATTGCCACCATGTCGGTGTCCCGGAAGGGCAAGCACGATGCGGCCCGGCAGTTTATTGAGATGGACTCAAGCCTGAAAGACATTACGCTGGAGTACCTGCGCCAGCTGAGCTGGGTGCACCGCGTTACCTATATTGCCGCCGCTGAATAA
- a CDS encoding TolC family protein, translating into MKAVFTPTLIRWAVAGAVLLALPAAAQTTSPSQPPAGSLVTTQSGGWTLQRAVDYGLQNNLTVRQNQLSADLDEADLRQSRAALLPSANLSGSQSWNFGTSLDPLTNDFITQTIRSNNFSASSQVTLFSGFQLRNTIKQNQLSYEASRNDITKARNDLSLNIASAFLQLVLADELVKSNSLRVNSDEQQIERTRKLLKAGAVAESNLLDSQAQLASDQLNVITAQNQRDLARLQLMQLMNLDPATTDFQIEVPVLGDPDDESEVRMDVNDTYQTAQSLLPEVKSADLRVRSAQYGQEIARGGYYPRLTFGAGIFTGYSTARSSFIPTGEFTRTYIPVLDSVTNQPAGTLALLNVQPKYDVKPTAFNSQIKDNLGKQLQINLTIPILNGLQARTNVQRSQIAVKQAELRAEQTRLTLRQSIQQAYADAVASQRKFVAAKRQVEALTTSYRNAEIRFNNGLLNGTEFNISKNNLSAAESSMIQAKYEFIFRQKVLEFYQGKPVSL; encoded by the coding sequence ATGAAAGCAGTTTTTACTCCTACTCTGATTCGCTGGGCGGTGGCCGGCGCGGTTCTGTTGGCGCTGCCGGCGGCAGCCCAAACCACTTCGCCTTCTCAACCGCCCGCCGGCTCGCTGGTGACTACGCAGAGCGGCGGCTGGACGCTGCAGCGCGCCGTAGACTACGGCCTGCAGAACAACCTGACGGTACGGCAAAACCAGCTGTCAGCGGATTTGGATGAGGCCGACCTGCGCCAGAGCCGGGCGGCGCTGCTGCCTTCGGCCAACCTGAGCGGCTCGCAGTCCTGGAACTTTGGTACCAGCCTTGACCCGCTGACCAACGACTTCATCACGCAGACCATTCGCTCCAACAACTTCTCGGCTTCTTCGCAGGTCACGCTGTTTTCGGGGTTTCAGCTGCGCAATACCATCAAGCAGAACCAGCTCAGCTACGAGGCCAGCCGCAACGACATTACCAAAGCCCGCAACGATTTATCGTTGAACATCGCCTCGGCCTTTTTGCAGCTAGTGCTGGCCGATGAGCTGGTAAAGTCCAACTCCCTGCGCGTAAACAGCGACGAGCAGCAGATTGAGCGCACCCGCAAGCTGCTGAAAGCCGGCGCCGTGGCCGAGAGCAACCTGCTCGACAGTCAGGCCCAGCTGGCCTCAGATCAGCTAAACGTCATCACGGCCCAGAACCAGCGCGACCTGGCCCGCCTGCAGCTCATGCAGCTGATGAACCTTGACCCCGCAACTACTGATTTTCAGATTGAGGTACCCGTACTCGGCGACCCCGACGATGAATCGGAAGTGCGCATGGATGTAAACGACACCTACCAGACGGCACAAAGCCTGCTCCCTGAAGTGAAATCTGCTGACCTGCGGGTGCGCAGTGCCCAGTACGGGCAGGAAATAGCGCGTGGTGGCTACTACCCACGCCTCACGTTTGGGGCCGGTATCTTCACGGGTTATTCCACTGCCCGCTCGTCCTTTATTCCTACCGGCGAGTTCACCAGAACCTATATTCCGGTGCTGGATTCCGTTACGAATCAACCAGCTGGCACGCTGGCGCTGCTCAACGTGCAGCCCAAGTACGATGTCAAGCCCACGGCCTTCAACAGCCAGATTAAGGATAACCTGGGCAAGCAGCTGCAGATCAACTTGACCATTCCCATTCTGAATGGCCTGCAGGCCCGCACCAATGTGCAACGCTCCCAGATAGCCGTGAAACAGGCCGAGCTGCGCGCCGAGCAAACCCGCCTCACGCTGCGCCAGAGCATTCAGCAGGCCTACGCCGATGCCGTGGCGTCGCAGCGCAAGTTTGTGGCAGCCAAGCGCCAGGTAGAGGCCCTGACCACTTCCTACCGCAACGCCGAAATCCGGTTTAACAACGGCCTACTCAACGGTACGGAGTTTAACATCTCTAAAAACAACCTCTCTGCTGCGGAGTCCAGCATGATTCAGGCGAAGTATGAGTTCATCTTCCGCCAGAAAGTGCTGGAATTCTACCAGGGCAAGCCAGTGAGCCTATAA
- a CDS encoding efflux RND transporter periplasmic adaptor subunit: protein MKNNRFLYILLTVLAVMLIGFVVAKKKGWVGGPTGTEVITAKAKPATIVEKVSASGKVQPETEVKISPDVSGEITELYVHEGDSVKKGQLLLRIRPDNYQAMVSQQSAMVNAQRAGVGQANARLQQLLANARQTELSYRRNASLYKQKVISQADFEASKAAYEASQEEINSARQNIRAAQSNVASAQASLEEARKNLNKTTIYAPVSGTVSKLNVERGERVVGTSQMAGTEIMRIANLNSMEVRVNVNENDIINVHLGDSAIVEVDSYASKDEKFRGIVTSIANTAKDALTAEAVTEFEVRIRLLPESYRHLLRNVNGRTLVPFRPGMTASVDIITDRKSNVLSVPLAAVTTRSDSAFTQGGEEKNGVRVRVGGPRRSGGDAEEDKAGARADIQEAVFVVQNGKAILTPVKTGISDFQNIEIVSGITKGTEVVSGPFRAVSKSLKDGAAVVVKDAKSISKVDIKEEETEEK from the coding sequence ATGAAAAACAACCGCTTTCTGTACATCCTGCTGACCGTGCTGGCGGTGATGCTGATTGGATTTGTCGTTGCAAAGAAGAAAGGATGGGTGGGTGGCCCTACCGGCACGGAGGTAATTACCGCCAAAGCCAAGCCGGCCACTATTGTGGAGAAGGTCAGCGCCTCAGGCAAAGTGCAGCCCGAAACCGAAGTGAAAATCTCGCCCGACGTGTCTGGGGAAATCACGGAGCTGTATGTGCACGAAGGCGACTCCGTGAAGAAAGGCCAGCTGTTGCTGCGCATCCGGCCCGATAACTATCAGGCCATGGTTAGTCAGCAGTCGGCTATGGTAAACGCGCAGCGCGCCGGCGTAGGCCAGGCCAATGCCCGCCTGCAGCAGCTGTTGGCCAATGCCCGCCAGACGGAATTGAGCTACCGCCGCAACGCCTCGCTCTACAAACAAAAAGTAATTTCGCAGGCTGATTTTGAAGCCAGCAAGGCCGCGTATGAGGCTTCGCAGGAAGAAATTAACAGTGCCCGCCAGAACATTCGGGCAGCGCAGAGCAACGTAGCCAGCGCCCAGGCATCATTGGAAGAAGCCCGCAAAAACCTCAACAAAACCACGATTTACGCCCCCGTTAGCGGCACGGTTTCCAAGCTGAACGTGGAGCGCGGCGAGCGGGTGGTAGGTACGTCCCAGATGGCTGGTACTGAAATCATGCGCATTGCCAATCTGAACTCCATGGAGGTGCGCGTGAACGTGAATGAAAACGACATCATCAACGTGCACCTCGGCGACTCCGCCATTGTGGAAGTGGACAGCTACGCCAGCAAGGATGAGAAATTCCGGGGCATTGTGACCAGCATTGCCAACACGGCGAAAGACGCCCTCACGGCCGAAGCCGTGACGGAGTTTGAAGTGCGCATCCGCCTGTTGCCGGAGTCTTACCGCCACCTGCTGCGCAATGTAAACGGCCGCACGCTGGTGCCTTTCCGCCCCGGCATGACGGCCTCCGTTGATATTATTACCGACCGCAAGAGCAACGTGCTCAGCGTGCCCCTGGCCGCCGTTACCACCCGCTCAGACAGCGCCTTTACCCAAGGCGGCGAGGAGAAAAACGGCGTGCGGGTACGCGTAGGCGGGCCCCGCCGCAGCGGTGGTGATGCCGAAGAGGATAAAGCAGGAGCCCGCGCCGATATTCAGGAGGCGGTGTTTGTAGTGCAGAATGGAAAAGCCATTCTCACCCCCGTTAAAACCGGCATCAGCGACTTCCAGAACATTGAAATCGTGAGTGGCATCACCAAAGGCACCGAGGTAGTAAGCGGGCCGTTCCGGGCCGTATCCAAGAGCCTGAAAGATGGTGCCGCCGTGGTAGTGAAAGATGCCAAGAGCATCAGCAAAGTTGATATCAAGGAAGAAGAAACCGAAGAAAAGTAA